In Streptomyces roseifaciens, a single genomic region encodes these proteins:
- a CDS encoding polyprenyl synthetase family protein — translation MLILDTTAPAEDVLGGVWTHLLADDLPRFEAFLDQALAPQQEYLTDGERALYRHGKRLRPAVLLLAARMVHGPAPLPDKVLQGAVSLEMLHVATLIHDDIVDGAALRRGLPSVNAARGTETAVLVGDLQFVQAIRGFVRTIDRDSDMGLIELVLDTAFQIGCGELDELRTDLSQDPGLLAETYWRTADRKTAALFGLAAEAGVTLADGRSGDARRAGFYGRRLGRALQVMDDLFDLAQDEAGSGKPRGMDLLRRRASLPLIYAMQEWGPEHAVSRIMRGEATGPGALERTLAEVRSGTGFSRAYTDARAQALEAVELLRPFAAGRYRYALEDLALHVVDRGV, via the coding sequence GTGCTCATCCTCGACACGACCGCCCCCGCCGAGGACGTCCTCGGCGGGGTGTGGACGCACCTGCTCGCCGATGACCTGCCCCGCTTCGAGGCGTTCCTCGACCAGGCCCTGGCCCCGCAGCAGGAGTACCTCACCGACGGTGAACGGGCCCTGTACCGGCACGGCAAGCGGCTGCGCCCGGCGGTCCTGCTGCTTGCCGCCCGCATGGTGCACGGCCCCGCGCCGCTTCCGGACAAGGTGCTCCAGGGCGCCGTCTCCCTGGAGATGCTGCACGTGGCGACGCTGATCCACGACGACATCGTGGACGGCGCCGCCCTGCGCCGCGGCCTGCCCTCGGTCAACGCCGCGCGCGGCACGGAGACCGCGGTGCTCGTCGGCGACCTGCAGTTCGTCCAGGCCATCCGCGGCTTCGTGCGGACGATCGACCGCGACAGCGACATGGGCCTGATCGAGCTCGTCCTCGACACCGCCTTCCAGATCGGCTGCGGGGAACTCGACGAACTGCGCACGGACCTCTCCCAGGACCCGGGGCTGCTGGCCGAGACCTACTGGCGCACCGCCGACCGCAAGACCGCAGCCCTGTTCGGGCTCGCGGCCGAGGCCGGGGTGACGCTGGCCGACGGGCGCAGCGGCGACGCCCGCCGGGCCGGGTTCTACGGCCGCCGGCTCGGCCGCGCCCTGCAGGTCATGGACGACCTGTTCGACCTCGCCCAGGACGAGGCCGGCTCCGGCAAGCCGCGCGGCATGGACCTGTTGCGGCGCCGCGCCTCACTGCCCCTGATCTACGCCATGCAGGAGTGGGGCCCGGAGCATGCGGTCAGCCGCATCATGCGCGGCGAAGCCACCGGCCCCGGCGCCCTGGAGCGCACGCTCGCCGAGGTCCGCAGCGGCACGGGGTTCTCGCGCGCGTACACCGATGCCCGCGCCCAGGCGCTGGAGGCGGTCGAGCTGCTGCGCCCGTTCGCGGCCGGGCGGTACCGCTACGCCCTGGAGGACCTGGCCCTGCACGTCGTGGACCGCGGGGTCTGA